TTAGGCCTAGCCACAAAATCCAGGAAAGAATCTGGCCAAAAAACAGAGAAATCATGCCCAAAATCCCAAAGACAAAACCGATAATTGTCAGATAAGGAATCAAGGGAACCAAAAGAATATTGGTCAGGGGTGAAATCAGGGAAACGTAGCCAAAATTGTAAATTAAAAGAGGGAGGGTAAAAACCTGCGCGGCAAAAGTGGCTGATAGGTTTGTGCGGAAAAAATCCGGCAATCTCCGAAAAACCTTTTGCTTAAAAAACGGCTGCCAGTAGATGAGACCGGCCATCGCCAGAAAAGACAGCTGGAAGCCGACGTCAAACCTCAACAGCAAAGGATTCTCTGCCAGAATGACGGCGGCGCTGAAAACCAAAGATCGAGAGCCGGCGGCCAGCCTCCCCGAAAACTGAGCTGCCAGAAACAAACTAACCATCAGTCCGGCTCTCAAAGCCGACGCGGGCGCGCCGATCATCAAAACGTAGAGCCAGATAAAGATCAGAGAAATCAAAGAGGCCTGCTGCCGCCAAAAGCCGAGGCTCAAAAGGGTGCCGGCCAGCAAAAAACTGATAATGGTAATGTTCATACCCGAAACCGCCGTCAGATGCCTGGTCCCGGAAAGATTGAGCTTTTCTTTCCACGAACTGGGAATATTTCCCTCCTCGCCAAAAGTCAAAGCCTCAAAAATCCCCAGATGAGGCGGCGACAAAAGCTTTTGCCAGGTTTCCCGGAATCTGTCTTTAAACTCAAAAAGAACCTTCCTGATTGAACTTCCCTGGCTAGATTCTAATAGCTCAACTTTAGGGAAGATCATTGTTGAGTAAATTCTTTCTTTCTGCAAGTATCCTTGGTAATTGAACTTCTCAAAATTCTCCGGCGTCTTCAACTTCCCTTGGATTTTTATCCTGTCGCCATAATGATAGCTCGGGTATTTTGAGGCAATCACCAGCAGATTCTCCTGGATTCTGCTGCCGCTGAGATTTTCGATTCTCGTTTTTAACTGCTGGCTGCTGTCGCGTGAATCTGGTTCGTCATAAATTACTCCGACAAGATTTAAAGTCTGGCTAGCGCCATTAAATTCCCTTAATTCAGATTCAAAGATTTTTCCTGCTTCAGACTGATAACGAAAACCTCCCAGCGAAAAAGCCAAAAGAAGAATTCCGGCAATCAATAATCGCTTATCGAATCTAAAAACGAAAAGGGAAATTGCGAGGATAAACAAAAACCCCAGCAGAACTTGCTGGGGAATGTTAAAGAAAGAATTGATAAAAACTCCGCAGATAAAAGACAGGCAGCTCCAAAAAAATAGTTTTCCTTTGGCCATTATTCAGAAAATCTTACCTCGTTTCGCAAATTGAGAAATGCTTTGCGATTTCTTTTTTTATTTCCGCGAGAACTTCTTGAGGATACGGCTTGAGCTTTTTGAATCGTGGGTTCAAAGTTTTTTCCGGCCTAAAGTTCTGCAAAAAGTAAGCTCTGGCCGGAGCAATGCCTTTGGCGATTTGAACAATATCTTTTTTGGAATGAAGCCCAGGCACTACCGTACTTCTGAACTCATAATCAATTCCCGACTCTTTAATGATTTCAATGCTTTTTTTGATTTTCTCTAAATCAACTTTCACCCCCGTCGCTTTTTGATATTTTGATATTGGGATTTGGGATTTTTTTTGGAATTTGGATTTTGGAATTTGGATTTTGGCACCTAACGGTGCCTTAATATCCATCGCTACATAATCAAGTAGCTTCTCTTTGATCAGCTTCTCTAGCATCTTTGGATTACTGCCGTTGGTATCCAGTTTCACCAAAAAGCCTAGTTTCTTAATCTTTTTGATGAGATCCGGCAGATCTTTATTGGTTGTTGGCTCTCCACCGCACAAAACCGCGCCGTCTAATAATCCTTTTCTTTTTTTCAAAAACGCAAAAAGCTCTTTTTCAGAGATTCTTGGCTGTTTTCTTATTTTCTCTGGCAAAACCAGTTCCGATGAATAGCACCAGGGACAGCGAAAGCTGCAACCCGCCAAAAACACCGTGGCCGCTATTTTCCCCGGGTAATCAATTAAAGTAGTTTTCTGCAGACCGGCAATTAACATATTGCAATTAATAAATTGTAACATAATAAGCTTGAAATAAAGCAAAAGAGGGGGAAGTTCGTTTCCCCCTCCCTCTTTCGCTACTTATGGCATTCCGGAGCCAACCTGGCATGACAATCAGGACAGACCCGGGTGTAAAGTTCTTTGGCGATCCTTTCGACCGCGTCTCCGACAGGTGAACCCTGCCGGAAGTTGCAAGTAGCCATTTTCTCATGACAGCTCAGACACTCGGCAATGATCTCAACTGTCTCATCAGCCATTTCTGCAATAGCAGGCATGCATCCAAACGGCTCATCCTCAAAGGTCTTAAGTAGACCGCCCACTACGCAGTGGACCCCGCTGGCTGTCAGCTCGACAATGAAATCGGTTAGAGCCGTCTGCCAATGAGAAGTGCCGACATCAATGAGTTGGGCTTCATCAATTACCACCAATCGGGTCTCTTTGCGGAGCGCCATCTTCATTTCCTCGGTAGTCCTCACCAGGGTGGCCGTAACACTCACCGGGCCAGAGAGGATATGGTCGTGAACCGGAAATGAAAAGATCTGAATTCTCGGTTCTTCGAGGCCATAGGCGGCCTGAAGTTGAAGCATATGTGCCACCACCAAAGCCGATTTGCCTGCATTCATCGTACCCGTCACTCCCACTAGTGACCCTTTGTCTCCGGATGGCGGAGGCGTTCGGACTACCGTTACAATCTGTCTTCGCATTTTGTCCTCCTCTGAACAAAATATATGAAATTTGGATTTCAAAACATCTATTCTTAAACAAGCAAAGAAAAAAGAGGGTGTCAAGCTCCTCTCTAAATAACTAAAGGGCCAATCATTTTCTGATTGGCCTCTAGTATTTATTTGCTTCTAATGAGCCTGAGGGTTTTTTCTACTTCTTCTACAATTCCAGAGGCTCCCTCCTCGGTGTTGGCATTAAGGGTGTCGAAATCCAACACCAGAGATGGAACGCTAGCCTGTCCCAGCCATTTTTCCAGGCACGCCATTTGAAGAGCGAGATATTCTTCAGTAATACATTTTTCCATCTCTCTCCCCCGGCCCTTGATTCTAGCCATGGCAGTGCCTGGCGCCACCCTGCAGTAGATCAAGAAGTCTGTCTTTGGCAGGCCGTTCATCAAAGCCTCTACTGCCAGATGATACAAATCATATTCTGCCACCGACAAGCTTCCCATCTTCCTTAGGGCCTCGACGTACATGTAGACGTCGAGATCCATAGAAGGATCAATGGCTACCGGGAAATACTCCAGCAGCCGTCCGGCTGCCATGGTTAAAGCCCATTTTCGCAGCAAAAAGAACAGCTGCGACTGAAAGGCTTTTTCCTTCATGCCAGAAGCGTAATATTCTGGCAAAAAAGGATTGGCGACAAAAGGCTCCTCGAGATGAAGAAAACCAGATCTCTTGAGAAGCTCGGCTAGGGTGGATTTTCCCGAGCCGGTCAAGCCCAACAACCCAACAAAAATGTGTTTTCCTGACATGTTCGCCTCCTTTAGACGAATCCTGCAATTGGATTTTGAAATATCTATCCTTAAACAAGCAAATTAAAAAAGAGACGTCAACCTATTCAATAACTAGTTGGACATGCGATGTCCAACTAAACTTGATTCGCTTTCAATTTAAACTCTTTTCTTTCTTCGTACTCTCCCGGTCTCAAAGTTTCCGAATGATAATTTCTAAAAATGTCCTCAAAAAGTTCTTTTTTCCTTTCTAGAAAAACTTTGGAATTATTATACAAATAGCGGTAAATCACTCTTAATTGATTGATTCCGCCGTATCGCACTCTGTAAATCCTTTTGCCAGGATAATTTATAGAATTAGCGGATAATCCTAATTTTAACAAGCGAGATTGAATCTCTAAAACAAATTCTTTGTTGCCCTCAATATTAAAATCTCCGCCGTAAAAAAGATATAATTGACCCGATTTGCCACGGCTAACTCTTATTGCCCTGCTTATGCAACCGTCGGCATCAAACACTCCTCTGATAAAATGGGGTTCTAAATACTCCGGAATGCTTGGGAACCTAACGCTAAACGTTTTACGGGGTGTGACATGATAACGAGCTAAGTTGGAAACCATTTTTGACGATCTAAAGACAACCTCTGTGGCACCATCTCTCTTGGAATAATAATCTTTTCCCGTCCAACTTACCGCTTTTTTAAATTTACTAAGATGATCTGTATCCTTATTGGCGAGACGCAATCTTATTTTATTTTCCGTTATCGTCCCATCGCCGCTAAAAAATCCTAGCCAGTATGCTTTTTCTTCATTATCAATACTGCTAAAAAACGACTCGTCTAAATTATAAATCCGGTGGGCTCGACTTAATCTAATTCTATCTTCAAAAGTTTCTGGCTTCCAATGTGGACTACAATGCTTGCACCAATAAGGATGGGTGAGTGTTTTAAGAGAGTAATTCCGCACAAATTTTTCTCTCCCGCAAGTTGTACATACTACGATAACCTTTCGACTAATTCCTCCTCGCCAAAAATGACATTTCGCGCCAGCATTCCAAGGTTGAGGTTTTCCCGTTAATGTCTCTCTTATTTTCCTTTTGTGCTCTTCTGTAAAAGGTGGTTTTTTCTTCCCCTTAAGAACTTGGCTCAATTTTCTTTTAGTTTCTTCCGACAACTTTTTTCCTTTTTGGGCTTCACCAATCTTTTTTCTCGTTTCTAGAGAATTAATATAACCTAATCTCCTCTTCCTCTCCAGTCGAGCTATTCTTATTTTCTCTTTTGTTTCATTTGAATGATGTTTCCCTAACATCGCTGGTTTTCTTTTACTAACTTCCATATTTACTCAAGTTGGGTTTTTCTAATTTTAAATACTTTTCTCTGATGGTACTCGATTTTTTTCCCCGCATTCCATTGAGTTAGGGGCCTATAATAACCAATTATCCTTGAATAGACTTCGCAGGGCTGCTTAATGGCGCAATGCGGGCAGAAAAAATGCTCTCCGGAAAGATAGCCGTGACTGGGGCAAACCGAGAAGGTTGGCGTAAGGGTAATGTAAGGTAAATGGAATTTCTCAAAAACCTTTTTCACAAGCATTTTAGCGCTCCGGGGATCAGAAACCCGCTCGCCCAAAAACAGGTGCATTACTACGCCACCGGTAAATTTACACTGAATTTCGTCTTGGAGTTTTAAAGCCTCAAAAACATCGTCGGTAAAATTAACCGGCAGCATTGTTGAATTCGTGTAATACGGCACTTTTTTCGTCCCGGCGGCAATAATATCAGGATACTTCCCCCTGTCTTTTTGCGCCAAACGATAACTGGTAGATTCTGATGGCGTTGCTTCCAGGTTGTAGATATTGCTGGTTTCTTCCTGGTATTTAACCAGCTTTTCCCGCATAAAATCCAGCACTTCCAGGGTGAACTTTCTTCCCTTTTTTGAAGCAATATTCTCTCCTAGAAAATTCAAACAAGCCTCGTTCATTCCCACCAGACCGATAGTGGAAAAATGATTGGCATAATATTTTCCCCGCATTTTCTTGACATCTCCCAAATAAAACCGGGAATAAGGATATAACCCTTTTTCAATGAAATTTTCCAGGGCCTTTCTTTTTATCTCTAAACTCTCTTTGGCAAGATCCATTAGACAGCCGAGTTTGCCAAAAAAATCTTTTTTGGTTTTTGAAAGAAACCCAATCCTCGGCATACCAATAGTAACCACGCCAATTGAACCAGTCTTATTTCCCGCGCCAAAAAGCCCGCCACCTCCGCGGTTATGAAGCTCTGTGAGATTGAGTCTCAGTCTGCAACATAGCGATCTTACATCCTCCGGCCTCATATCGGAATTGATGTAATTGGCAAAATAATTCGTGCCGTATTTTGCCGAGGCCTCGAAAATCAAGTCAAAAGCGGGGTCGTCCCAGGGAAAATCCTTGGTAATATTAATAGTCGGCAAAGGAAAATGAAACGGCCGGCCATCTTTATCCCCCTCAAGAATCGCTTCGTAAAGCGCTTTGTTAAAAACTTTCATTTCCTCCTTAAAATCTCCATAAACTTCACTTTGCGGCTTTCCGCCGATAATAACCGGCTGTTTAGCAAAAACTGGTGATGGCTTGAGATCTAAAGTAATATTGCTGAATGGATTTTGAAAGCCCACCCGGGTTGGAATGGACATATTAAATAAAAACTCCTGAAGGCTTTGCTTTACCTGGGAATAGCTAAGGCCGTCGTATTTAATAAAAGGGGCTAAAAGAGTGTCAAAATTAGAAAAAGCAACCGCTCCCGCAACTTCCCCTTGAAGGGTATATAAAAAATTCACTGCTTGGCCAAGAATGGAACGGAAATGTTTTGCCGGTTTTGATTGGACTTTTCCCGGAACCCCGCCGAATCCTTTGAGCAAAAGGTCATAAAGATCCCAACCGGCGCAATAAACTCCCAAAGTGTCAAGGTTATGGAGGTGAAAATCCCCAGACTCTACCGTTTCTCTGATTTCTTTGGGATAAACCCTGTTTAACCAGTATTTTTTAGAGATAACTGAAACGCCATAATGGTTCAGTCCCTGAAGAGAATATCCCATATTGGCATTTTCCTTGACCTGCCAGTCAATCTCCTGAATGTATTGATCAACCGCCTCTACCGCCTCGTCAAAAGCAGTGACTGTTTCTCTTATCCGCCTTCGCTGCTCCCGGTAAAGAATATAGGCCTTGGCTGTTTCCACCAGCCCATTCAAAATCAAAACTTCCTCGACAATGTCCTGGACCTGTTCAACCGAAGGGATTTCCTCGGCTTTAAAACGCCTATTCAAAATCTGGCACACTTTTGCCGTCAATCTTTTGCTCCTATTGCCGTTGCCTTCGTTGGTGGCCGTCAGGGCTCTAAAAATCACCGTTTCAATGCGGCTGACGTCAAAATCAACAATCCTGCCGTCCCTTTTTTGAACTTTTTCAATCCCCATTTTTACTTTTGAATTATTAACCCGCATATTGGAATGCGGGAGATGTTATTCTATTCTAACCGATTAAAAAAGACCGGGCAAATCTGGAAAACCCCGCATAAAAAAGGGGTTTATCCCCAGCTCATTTCTGAAATCCGGTGGCAATCAGAGTCACTTTCATTTCTCCTGATTTTAACTTTTCGTCTTCTCTGGCGCCAAAAATCACTTTTGTTTCCGGCAAAATGCTCTTGGTAATACTGCTGGCAATGGCATCTATCTCAACCAGTTTTAAGTTCTTGGCGCTGATATTAAACAAAATCCTGGAAGCCTGATCCGGAGACGTTTCCAGCAAAGGGGAATTCAGGGCTTTAAAAACCGCTTCTTGGGCTCGGTTGGCCCCCCGGCCCCAACCTTGGCCGAAAAAAGCGCGGCCCGCGCCTTTTAAAATGGCTCTGACATCGGCAAAGCTTATCGTCACCAAAGACGGCCTCAAAATCAGGTCGATGATGGAAACGACTGCCTGGTGCAGAATCTCGTCGGCCAGAGAGAAAGCTTTGGTCAGAGGAGTATTTTTTTCCACCAAGGAAATCAGCTTGTCGTTGGAAATCAAAAGCAAGCTGTCAACTTTATCCTGGATATTTTTGATGCCGTTTTGGGCGATTGTCTTGCGGGACAGCCCCTCGAAAGCAAAAGGCTTGGTGATGACGGCAACGGTCAAAACTCCCAGGTTTTTGGCAATCTCGGCGATTACCGGAGTGGCTCCAGAGCCGGTGCCGCCGCCAAAACCCGCTGCCAGAAAAACCATATCGCTGTCTTTTAAAAGCGCTTCTATCTCCTGCCTTTGCTCCTCGGCCGCCTTCCGGCCGATTTCCGGATTCATACCGGCTCCCAAACCCTGAGTGACTTCTCTGCCGATCCTCAACTTTACTTCAGCTTGGTTCTTCCTGAGGTCCTGGGTGTCGGTGTTGACGGCAACAAGATCAACTGCGGGAATCTTGAACTTTGACATCCTGGTCAGAGCGTTGCCGCCGGCTCCGCCAATGCCAATTATTTTTATTCTCGGAACAATTTTCATATGAGTAATTTTAAGGAATAAAGGTTTTAAAGATTCCTTTGATCTTTTTAAAAACTCCTTTCTCGGAAAAAGAAAGCCCTTCATCGTTATATATCTTTGCCCCCTCCAAAACCAAACCGGCAACCGCTGACCACGAAGAGTCCTCGAGGCCAGGACTAAAACCCGCCGGCAGCCCGAGCCGGCAGTGAAGTTTCAACTCCTTTCTGGCAAAGTCGATTATCCCTAAGAGTTTGGCTCCGCCTCCGGTTAAAACAACACCCGCCGGCAGCTTGGTTTTATTAATTCTTTTAAGTTCCTTGCTGATCTCTCCGAAAATCTCTCTTGTCCTGGCCTCAATTACTCTCGCCAATGTCTTTTGGGAAAATTCCTGGCCGGCTCTGGTTTTTTTTCCAACCCTTCTGGAAGAAAAACCGGTGAATTCCTTTTTTATCTTTTCCGCTTCTTCGATCTCGGTCTTCAAGACAATGGCAATGTCATTGGTAATATTGTTGGATCCCAGAGGGAAAACCGAGGCCGAAATCAGATTCCCTTCCTCGAAAACCGCTAATCCCGTTGTCCCGGCACCAACGTCAATCACAGCCACTCCCAATTCCTTTTCCTTCTGGTCTAAGACTGCCTCTGAAGAAGCCTGAATCGAAGCCAAAACGTGTTCTATTTCCAGGTCGGCTCCGAGAACGGCTTCGGTCAGATTCTTGAGATACGGGGTAAAGGCCGTCAAACACAATGTTTTTGCCTCAAGGCGGATCCCTCTCAGGCCTTCGGCCTCTTTGATGCCGGCCTGGCCGTCAATAACGAATTCCTGGGCCAGAGTCTCCAAAATCTCCTGATTGGCAGACAAAGAAATGGTTCGGCTGGCCTGGAGAGCCCGGTCAACGTCGGCGTCGGAAATCTTTTGGTCGGCCCTAGAAACCGAAACTAATCCCCGACTGGGAATAAAAGCCAAGTGGCTGCCGTTGATATTGACGACAACGGAATTTACCTTTTTGTCCAAACCCTCCTGGCAAAAGCCAACCGCCTCACGGATTTTCCGGGAAACTTCAATAACGTTGATAACCACTCCCTTTCTCATTCCCGAATTCTCCACTTCTGACTGGCTGATAATTTCTAAAGCCTTGCTTTGAGGATTTTTCGAAGCCAGGAGAATCTTAACCGAGCTGGTGCCGATATCGAGGCCGGAAATTAAATTGCCCTTGGGCATAATTAATGTGTTTTTTAAGAAAGATGGCTCTCTTGTTTTCTAATCATCAGTTCGGCTTCTTTGCTCTCCCTCTCGTGATCGTATCCAAAAAGGTGCAAAAGGCCGTGAATCAAAACCCTTTTTGTTTCTTTTTCAAAGTCTTGGTCAAAAATCTTAGCATTCTTTCTGACTTCAGAAAGACAGATGAGCGTTTCTCCGAGATACCGATCTTGATTTGGGCCTGCAGGGAAAGTGAGAACGTCGGTTGGCCTGTTTTTCTGCCGGTACTCAAAATTCAGCTTTCTCATGGCCAGGGGTCCCAGGAAAACGACTGTCAGAGCCGACGACTCTTTTTTCTCTGCTTTTAAAACCTTTTCAATGACTTTTTTAAAAAAACTTCTAGAAAACTTTTTCCCGAGATTGACAAAGCGGACTTTCATTCTTGGTTTTGCGAACCCCGCACCACTCTCGCGACAGACTTGTGAATTCGTTTTGACAGAAAGGCGAAGCCGCCTATCGGCTCTGGTCATTATGTTTTCGTTGAGTTATCGATGGAGTGGTGCGGGGCGAAAGCAGTTCTTTGACTACTTGGCTGACCAGGGAGCCGTCGGCCCGGCCCCTCTTTTTGATCTCGGGCATCAAATCTTTCATCACCCTGCCAGAATCGCCAACGGCCTTAGCTCCAGTCCTGGCAATCGCCTCAACGATCATTTTTCTGACTTCCTCTCCAGAAATAGCCTCCGGCAGATAAGCTTCCAGGATCTGCAGCTCCTCTTCCTCTTTTTTAGCCGAATCGCGGCGCCCGCCTTGATTAAAACCGGCGATCGCTTCCCTCCTCTTTTTTGCTTCAGAAGCGACGACTTCAAGACTTTCTTCTTCCGTCAATCGGCTCAACTCGTCCAATTCCTCCAAAGAAGCGGATTTGCTCAGCTTGGTTCTTTTCTCGATTTCCCGGTTGTTAAGGCTGGCCAAAAGCAGCCTCAAAACCGAGACTCTCAATTCCTGTTTCCCAAGCTGGGCTTCTTTTAACTCCTGATGGATGCGGTTAATGAATTCCATCTGAGTGGTTTTATCTGCGGCGGAATTTTGGCGGCAATTTTCCCAGTTTTTCCAGTTTCAGGTATTCTGCCTTAAGCTCTTCCCGGCGCAGGGCCTGCTTTTTTCTCGCCGTCTTTGACTTGATCCTGCCCTTGAATCTCTTTTTCCTCGCCCCGATCAAAATGCCGCTCCGCTGGACTCTCTGGCCGAATCTCCGAACCAAAGACTGACTGGTTTCCCGATTTTGTCTTTTTACCTCTAGAGCCATGGTAATAAGTAATTAGAAATTAGTAATTAGAAATTAAGAAATTAAGAAATTAAGAATTAGAAATTCGGCCTCGCTATTTCTTTAGCCTTTTTTTAATTTCGGCAACCGCCTTTTCAAACTTGACGGTTTCCTGAGTCCCTTTTTGCATATCTCTCAAGATAACCGTCTTTTCCAAAGCTTCTCTCTGGCCCAAAATCAAAGCGTATCTCACCTGCAAACGGTCTGCCCTTGAAAGCTGGACTTTCAGGCTGTCCTTGGAAAAAGATTCTGCCAGGGGAATTTTAGCCTTGCGGAACTCCTCAAAAAGTTTCAGGCTTTTCTTCTTTGCCAGATCCCCAACCTGAGCTAAGAAGATTTCTTTCTTGACTTCGCCGGAAACTCTCGAGCCGCCAAGCTTGATGCCGGCGACGATCCTTTCGACTCCGGCAGCCGCGCCGCAGGCCGGAACGTCTTTGCCGCCGACGATTCTCCCGAGATTGTCAAACCTTCCGCCGCCGACCAAAGCGATCGGCAGAGCTCCTTCCTGAGAAGGGCTGTCGGCAAAGATCTCAAAAACGGTTTTCGTATAATAGTCGATTCCCCTGACCAGATAGGGATTGAGGCGGTAGGGCAGCCCCAGTTCGTCCAGAAACTCCAGAACCGCTTTAAAATGATCGTGACACTCTTCGCAGAGGTGATCGATGATCTGAGGAGCCTGGGCTCTGATCGGCTGGCATCTCTCTTCCTTGCAGTCTAAGACCCTGAGAGGATTTTCCCTGGCCCTTCTTTTGCAATCAAGGCAAAGGGAATTGAAACGGGATCTTAAATAACTCGTCAGGATCTTTTTGAAATAGGGACGGCAGCAGCTGGCGCCGATTGAATTGATCTCGATCACCGGATTCTTAAACCTCAGTTCAGACAAAAGATTGTAAAAGATCTGGATTACCTGGGCGTCAATCGCTGGGCTCTCTTCGCCGAAAACCTCAAGGTCTATCTGATGAAACTGGCGGAACCTGCCCGCTTGAGGGCTTTCGTAGCGGAAAACCGGGCCGATGGAAAAAAGCTTCACCGGCTGGGGCAGATTCAGCATCCCGTGCTGAAGGAAAGCCCTCATAATCCCGGGAGTGAACTCCGGCCTCAAGGCCAAAGCGTCCCCTCCTCTGGTCTTCAAAGAAAACATCTGCTTTTCGACGATCTCGGTTGTCAAGCCGGTCCCCTTTTCGTAAAGCTCCAAAAACTCAATAATCGGGGTGTCGATCTTGTCAAAGCCGTAAAAAGCGGCCAGATTCTCAGCCAGACTATAGACCTTCTGAAAATATCTCTGGTCCTCGGGCAGAATGTCGTGCATGCCCTGAGGCGATTGGAACTTTTGTCTTTTTGCCATTTTAGTAAGTTGGCGCGTTAATTTCGCTGACCTCGCCCAGCGGCCAGAGCCGAAAAAGAACTCGGCCGATGATATTGCTTTGCGGCAAAACGCCCCAAGACCGGGAATCCGAAGAAGAAAGCCGGTTGTCTCCCAGGACAAAAAACTCCTTCTCTTTTAAGGTCAGGCGGATATCGCCGGTAGTCAAATCCTCTTCCGGCAGGTAGGTGTTTTCCTCTAAAATCTTTTCCTGGCCCTGCTCGTCAAAAATCCTGATTTTCTGGTCTTTTATCTCCAGGGTTTCCCCGGGCAGGCCGATAATCCTTTTGATATACCTCTGGGAAGGGTTGTATGGGTATTTAAAGACAACTACCTCGCCCCTTTTCGGATCCCTGAGGCGATAAGAAAGTTCGTCGATAATTAAGTAATTGCCCTGCTGGAAATTCGGCTCCATTGACTGGCCCTTGACAATGAACGGCTGGAAAATAAAATACCTGATCGGCAGAACGATCGCTAAGGCTAAAAAAACAATTTTTAAAGTTTCCCAAACAAAGTTTAAAAAAGTCTTCATATTTATATGATATTTATGAATTATACTGGCTTTTTAGGAATAAAGCAAGAACAATGATATAATAAATAATCAATTACTAATTTCTAATTATTCTAATTCCTAATTACTAAATTACTAATATGCTCCTGATCGCGGGGCTGGGAAATCCCGGTCAAAAATACCAAAACACCTGGCACAACTTAGGCAGGCTGGCCGTCATCAACTGGCAAAAGGAATCCGGGTTCCCTGAGTTTCGTTTGGAAAGGAAATTCAACTCTCTGATTTCCAAAGGAGTCTTTGATAAAAAAGAAATTTTGCTAGCTCTGCCGGAAACTTTCATGAACAAATCC
This genomic stretch from bacterium harbors:
- the ftsZ gene encoding cell division protein FtsZ — its product is MKIVPRIKIIGIGGAGGNALTRMSKFKIPAVDLVAVNTDTQDLRKNQAEVKLRIGREVTQGLGAGMNPEIGRKAAEEQRQEIEALLKDSDMVFLAAGFGGGTGSGATPVIAEIAKNLGVLTVAVITKPFAFEGLSRKTIAQNGIKNIQDKVDSLLLISNDKLISLVEKNTPLTKAFSLADEILHQAVVSIIDLILRPSLVTISFADVRAILKGAGRAFFGQGWGRGANRAQEAVFKALNSPLLETSPDQASRILFNISAKNLKLVEIDAIASSITKSILPETKVIFGAREDEKLKSGEMKVTLIATGFQK
- the ftsA gene encoding cell division protein FtsA codes for the protein MPKGNLISGLDIGTSSVKILLASKNPQSKALEIISQSEVENSGMRKGVVINVIEVSRKIREAVGFCQEGLDKKVNSVVVNINGSHLAFIPSRGLVSVSRADQKISDADVDRALQASRTISLSANQEILETLAQEFVIDGQAGIKEAEGLRGIRLEAKTLCLTAFTPYLKNLTEAVLGADLEIEHVLASIQASSEAVLDQKEKELGVAVIDVGAGTTGLAVFEEGNLISASVFPLGSNNITNDIAIVLKTEIEEAEKIKKEFTGFSSRRVGKKTRAGQEFSQKTLARVIEARTREIFGEISKELKRINKTKLPAGVVLTGGGAKLLGIIDFARKELKLHCRLGLPAGFSPGLEDSSWSAVAGLVLEGAKIYNDEGLSFSEKGVFKKIKGIFKTFIP
- a CDS encoding ComEC/Rec2 family competence protein gives rise to the protein MAKGKLFFWSCLSFICGVFINSFFNIPQQVLLGFLFILAISLFVFRFDKRLLIAGILLLAFSLGGFRYQSEAGKIFESELREFNGASQTLNLVGVIYDEPDSRDSSQQLKTRIENLSGSRIQENLLVIASKYPSYHYGDRIKIQGKLKTPENFEKFNYQGYLQKERIYSTMIFPKVELLESSQGSSIRKVLFEFKDRFRETWQKLLSPPHLGIFEALTFGEEGNIPSSWKEKLNLSGTRHLTAVSGMNITIISFLLAGTLLSLGFWRQQASLISLIFIWLYVLMIGAPASALRAGLMVSLFLAAQFSGRLAAGSRSLVFSAAVILAENPLLLRFDVGFQLSFLAMAGLIYWQPFFKQKVFRRLPDFFRTNLSATFAAQVFTLPLLIYNFGYVSLISPLTNILLVPLIPYLTIIGFVFGILGMISLFFGQILSWILWLGLSYILLVIDLSLKIPFAHLVFGNLSAILVLAAYLFLILATWKIQSARKQEFFY
- a CDS encoding ribonucleoside triphosphate reductase, producing MRVNNSKVKMGIEKVQKRDGRIVDFDVSRIETVIFRALTATNEGNGNRSKRLTAKVCQILNRRFKAEEIPSVEQVQDIVEEVLILNGLVETAKAYILYREQRRRIRETVTAFDEAVEAVDQYIQEIDWQVKENANMGYSLQGLNHYGVSVISKKYWLNRVYPKEIRETVESGDFHLHNLDTLGVYCAGWDLYDLLLKGFGGVPGKVQSKPAKHFRSILGQAVNFLYTLQGEVAGAVAFSNFDTLLAPFIKYDGLSYSQVKQSLQEFLFNMSIPTRVGFQNPFSNITLDLKPSPVFAKQPVIIGGKPQSEVYGDFKEEMKVFNKALYEAILEGDKDGRPFHFPLPTINITKDFPWDDPAFDLIFEASAKYGTNYFANYINSDMRPEDVRSLCCRLRLNLTELHNRGGGGLFGAGNKTGSIGVVTIGMPRIGFLSKTKKDFFGKLGCLMDLAKESLEIKRKALENFIEKGLYPYSRFYLGDVKKMRGKYYANHFSTIGLVGMNEACLNFLGENIASKKGRKFTLEVLDFMREKLVKYQEETSNIYNLEATPSESTSYRLAQKDRGKYPDIIAAGTKKVPYYTNSTMLPVNFTDDVFEALKLQDEIQCKFTGGVVMHLFLGERVSDPRSAKMLVKKVFEKFHLPYITLTPTFSVCPSHGYLSGEHFFCPHCAIKQPCEVYSRIIGYYRPLTQWNAGKKIEYHQRKVFKIRKTQLE
- a CDS encoding NUMOD3 domain-containing DNA-binding protein, which gives rise to MEVSKRKPAMLGKHHSNETKEKIRIARLERKRRLGYINSLETRKKIGEAQKGKKLSEETKRKLSQVLKGKKKPPFTEEHKRKIRETLTGKPQPWNAGAKCHFWRGGISRKVIVVCTTCGREKFVRNYSLKTLTHPYWCKHCSPHWKPETFEDRIRLSRAHRIYNLDESFFSSIDNEEKAYWLGFFSGDGTITENKIRLRLANKDTDHLSKFKKAVSWTGKDYYSKRDGATEVVFRSSKMVSNLARYHVTPRKTFSVRFPSIPEYLEPHFIRGVFDADGCISRAIRVSRGKSGQLYLFYGGDFNIEGNKEFVLEIQSRLLKLGLSANSINYPGKRIYRVRYGGINQLRVIYRYLYNNSKVFLERKKELFEDIFRNYHSETLRPGEYEERKEFKLKANQV
- a CDS encoding anaerobic ribonucleoside-triphosphate reductase activating protein; the protein is MLIAGLQKTTLIDYPGKIAATVFLAGCSFRCPWCYSSELVLPEKIRKQPRISEKELFAFLKKRKGLLDGAVLCGGEPTTNKDLPDLIKKIKKLGFLVKLDTNGSNPKMLEKLIKEKLLDYVAMDIKAPLGAKIQIPKSKFQKKSQIPISKYQKATGVKVDLEKIKKSIEIIKESGIDYEFRSTVVPGLHSKKDIVQIAKGIAPARAYFLQNFRPEKTLNPRFKKLKPYPQEVLAEIKKEIAKHFSICETR
- a CDS encoding deoxynucleoside kinase, coding for MSGKHIFVGLLGLTGSGKSTLAELLKRSGFLHLEEPFVANPFLPEYYASGMKEKAFQSQLFFLLRKWALTMAAGRLLEYFPVAIDPSMDLDVYMYVEALRKMGSLSVAEYDLYHLAVEALMNGLPKTDFLIYCRVAPGTAMARIKGRGREMEKCITEEYLALQMACLEKWLGQASVPSLVLDFDTLNANTEEGASGIVEEVEKTLRLIRSK